The following are encoded in a window of Castanea sativa cultivar Marrone di Chiusa Pesio chromosome 5, ASM4071231v1 genomic DNA:
- the LOC142636160 gene encoding vacuolar protein sorting-associated protein 54, chloroplastic isoform X1: MESQPSRQSGRYTFEEAISRESPTGLTKSNSDAAAAASSQSLSSILNNPHVAKSDWWWYSSSSSSLAPPEFAPLISKASSELTRSDFSTYFSSISDTYHRFEDIRNHSTKDLESSASDSQGHGGEALVACLREVPALYFKEDFALEDGATFRAACPFSTAAENLVLQERLTQYLDVVELHLVKEISLRSNSFFEAQRQLQDLNVEIVEGCSRIRELKETIRLLDVDLVDSARQVQHLNATRTNLLALHHKFNLILYVKQSLSALKLLVASGDCAGALDITDDLQNLVDGDELTGLHCFRHLRDNVAASIESINSILSAEFMRAAIQDAGNSDVVILSQVKARASIPTNGKDEDQVNLDEEETTNFRDCLLPIIIGLLRTAQLPSVLRIYRDTLTADMKNAIKNAVAELLPVLLARSESEFSPGERTVDADGGGASLASKLRSLSSESFVQLLSAIFKIVRAHVVRAAEVKKAIEWIMKNLDGHYAAESVATAIALGAAAAETSEDHDDQGGSLLPFSSQRAARVSSFQGKANDVTSPSNMSINFSTDVLRENTEAVVAACDAAHGRWAKLLGVRALLHPRLRLQEFLCIYNITQEFITATEKIGGRRGFSIRGTLNSQAKAFLDFQHDSRMAKIRAVLDQETWVEVDVPDEFQAIVISLCSSEALISENLDHVQNNVETNHGEVTAINDGSLVEDTAQGKPTPLAEAADKNKASLTHSNDNKMKEHGKSTSQTLSYKGVGYHMVNCGLILLKMLSEYIDMGNFLPLRSSEVVHRVVEILKFFNTRTCQLVLGAGAMQVSGLKSITSKHLALASQVISFIYAIIPDIRRILFLKVPETQKDLLLLEIDRVAQDFKVHRDEIHTKLVQIMRERLLVHVRGLPQIVEGWNRPEDADAQPSQFARSLTKEIGFLQRVLSRILHEVDVQEIFRQVVIIVHSQVSEAFSRLEISTPQAKDRLYRDVKHILGCIRSLPSDDLSRSSTPNWGQLDEFLEQRFGTNAG, from the exons atGGAGTCGCAGCCTTCCCGTCAATCGGGAAGGTACACATTCGAAGAAGCAATCTCCAGAGAATCTCCCACCGGGTTAACCAAATCAAATTCCGATGCTGCCGCAGCTGCCAGTAGCCAGAGCTTATCGTCGATCCTCAACAACCCGCACGTGGCCAAATCTGATTGGTGGTGGTATTCCTCTTCGTCCTCGTCTCTCGCTCCTCCTGAATTCGCGCCTCTAATCTCCAAGGCCTCTTCGGAGCTCACCCGATCCGATTTCTCCACCTACTTCAGCTCAATCTCCGATACCTACCACCGATTCGAGGACATTCGGAACCACTCCACCAAGGATTTGGAGTCCTCCGCTTCCGACTCTCAAGGCCACGGCGGCGAAGCGCTCGTCGCGTGCTTGCGAGAGGTCCCGGCGCTTTACTTCAAGGAGGATTTCGCGTTGGAGGACGGCGCCACGTTCCGCGCGGCGTGTCCGTTCTCGACGGCGGCCGAAAACCTGGTCCTGCAGGAGAGGCTGACGCAGTACTTggacgtggtggagttgcactTGGTGAAGGAGATTTCCTTGCGGTCCAACTCCTTCTTCGAGGCGCAGAGGCAGCTGCAAGACTTGAATGTCGAGATCGTTGAAGGATGCTCGAGGATCCGGGAGTTGAAGGAGACGATTCGGCTTTTGGATGTGGATCTGGTCGATTCGGCTCGACAAGTTCAGCACTTGAATGCTACTAGGACTAACTTGTTGGCTCTTCACCATAAGTTCAATCTCATTTTATACGTCAAACAGTCTCTCTCAGCTCTCAAATTG CTTGTTGCATCTGGAGATTGTGCTGGAGCTTTGGATATCACTGATGATTTGCAGAATCTGGTG GATGGGGATGAGCTTACAGGTTTACATTGTTTTCGTCACCTTCGAGATAATGTAGCAGCTTCAATTGAGTCCATTAACAG CATTCTTTCAGCAGAATTTATGCGTGCTGCAATACAAGATGCTGGAAATTCAGATGTTGTAATTTTGTCACAAGTGAAAGCTAGGGCTTCCATTCCAACTAATGGAAAAGATGAAGAT CAGGTTAACTTGGATGAGGAAGAGACCACTAATTTTCGAGATTGTCTTCTTCCAATCATAATTGGATTGCTCAGAACT GCTCAGCTTCCCTCTGTGTTGAGGATATACCGTGACACGCTTACTGCTGATATGAAAAATGCTATTAAGAATGCAGTCGCGGAGCTGCTTCCTGTTCTTCTTGCAAGGTCAGAGTCAGAGTTCTCCCCTGGAGAGCGAACAGTTGATGCAGATG GTGGAGGTGCATCACTTGCAAGCAAGTTGAGGAGCCTGTCATCTGAAAGCTTTGTTCAACTTTTGAGTGCTATTTTCAAGATTGTACGG GCACATGTAGTGCGGGCGGCTGAAGTGAAAAAGGCGATTGAGTGGATCATGAAGAACCTTGATGGTCACTACGCTGCTGAATCAGTTGCTACAGCAATTGCACTTGGTGCTGCAGCTGCAGAAACTTCTGAGGACCATGATGATCAAGGTGGTTCGCTTCTGCCATTTTCATCTCAGAGAGCTGCCAGGGTTTCTTCATTTCAGGGAAAAGCAAATGATGTCACGAGTCCCTCAAATATGTCAATAAATTTCAG CACTGATGTATTGCGAGAAAACACAGAAGCTGTTGTTGCAGCTTGTGATGCTGCTCACGGAAGATGGGCTAAGCTCCTAGGGGTCCGTGCTCTTCTTCATCCTAGGTTGAGATTGCAGGAGTTTTTATGCATATACAACATCACACAGGAGTTTATAACTGCTACAGAAAAG ATTGGTGGAAGGAGGGGATTCAGCATACGGGGAACACTGAACTCTCAGGCCAAAGCCTTTCTTGACTTCCAGCATGACTCTCGA ATGGCAAAAATAAGGGCGGTGCTTGACCAAGAAACATGGGTGGAAGTAGATGTTCCTGACGAATTTCAGGCCATCGTCATTTCACTTTGTAGTTCTGAAGCATTGATCTCTGAGAATCTTGATCATGTTCAAAATAATGTGGAAACAAACCATGGTGAAGTGACTGCAATCAATGATGGCTCTCTTGTAGAAGATACTGCACAAGGGAAACCTACTCCGTTGGCTGAGGCTGCTGATAAAAATAAAGCTTCTTTGACTCATAGTAACGATAATAAAATGAAGGAGCATGGAAAATCTACCTCTCAAACCCTTTCATACAAAGGTGTTGGTTATCACATGGTAAACTG tgGCTTAATATTACTGAAGATGTTGTCAGAGTACATTGATATGGGCAACTTTTTGCCATTACGGTCTTCAGAAGTTGTTCACCGAGTTGTcgaaattcttaaatttttcaatACAAGGACTTGTCAGCTTGTTCTTGGTGCTGGTGCCATGCAG GTGTCTGGTTTGAAGTCTATCACTTCTAAACACTTGGCCTTGGCAAGTCAAGTGATCAGTTTTATATATGCTATTATCCCTG ATATCAGGAGAATTCTTTTTCTGAAAGTACCTGAGACACAAAAAGACTTATTGCTGTTGGAGATTGACCGAGTGGCTCAAGATTTTAAGGTTCACCGAGATGAAATACATACAAAGCTTGTTCAGATAATGAGAGAAAGGTTATTAGTTCATGTGCGTGGCTTGCCCCAAATTGTTGAGGGCTGGAATAGACCTGAAGATGCTGATGCACAGCCCAGTCAATTTGCTCGTTCCCTTACCAAG GAAATTGGATTCCTTCAACGGGTTTTATCTCGGATTTTACATGAAGTAGATGTTCAAGAAATTTTCAG GCAAGTGGTTATTATTGTTCATTCACAAGTTTCAGAAGCATTTTCACGCTTAGAGATCAGCACTCCACAAGCAAAGGATAG GCTGTATCGAGATGTTAAGCACATTCTTGGATGTATCCGATCATTGCCTTCTGATGATTTGAGTAGATCTAGTACTCCAAACTGGGGGCAATTAGATGAATTTTTGGAGCAAAGATTTGGGACCAACGCTGGttaa
- the LOC142636160 gene encoding vacuolar protein sorting-associated protein 54, chloroplastic isoform X2, whose protein sequence is MESQPSRQSGRYTFEEAISRESPTGLTKSNSDAAAAASSQSLSSILNNPHVAKSDWWWYSSSSSSLAPPEFAPLISKASSELTRSDFSTYFSSISDTYHRFEDIRNHSTKDLESSASDSQGHGGEALVACLREVPALYFKEDFALEDGATFRAACPFSTAAENLVLQERLTQYLDVVELHLVKEISLRSNSFFEAQRQLQDLNVEIVEGCSRIRELKETIRLLDVDLVDSARQVQHLNATRTNLLALHHKFNLILYVKQSLSALKLLVASGDCAGALDITDDLQNLVDGDELTGLHCFRHLRDNVAASIESINSILSAEFMRAAIQDAGNSDVVILSQVKARASIPTNGKDEDVNLDEEETTNFRDCLLPIIIGLLRTAQLPSVLRIYRDTLTADMKNAIKNAVAELLPVLLARSESEFSPGERTVDADGGGASLASKLRSLSSESFVQLLSAIFKIVRAHVVRAAEVKKAIEWIMKNLDGHYAAESVATAIALGAAAAETSEDHDDQGGSLLPFSSQRAARVSSFQGKANDVTSPSNMSINFSTDVLRENTEAVVAACDAAHGRWAKLLGVRALLHPRLRLQEFLCIYNITQEFITATEKIGGRRGFSIRGTLNSQAKAFLDFQHDSRMAKIRAVLDQETWVEVDVPDEFQAIVISLCSSEALISENLDHVQNNVETNHGEVTAINDGSLVEDTAQGKPTPLAEAADKNKASLTHSNDNKMKEHGKSTSQTLSYKGVGYHMVNCGLILLKMLSEYIDMGNFLPLRSSEVVHRVVEILKFFNTRTCQLVLGAGAMQVSGLKSITSKHLALASQVISFIYAIIPDIRRILFLKVPETQKDLLLLEIDRVAQDFKVHRDEIHTKLVQIMRERLLVHVRGLPQIVEGWNRPEDADAQPSQFARSLTKEIGFLQRVLSRILHEVDVQEIFRQVVIIVHSQVSEAFSRLEISTPQAKDRLYRDVKHILGCIRSLPSDDLSRSSTPNWGQLDEFLEQRFGTNAG, encoded by the exons atGGAGTCGCAGCCTTCCCGTCAATCGGGAAGGTACACATTCGAAGAAGCAATCTCCAGAGAATCTCCCACCGGGTTAACCAAATCAAATTCCGATGCTGCCGCAGCTGCCAGTAGCCAGAGCTTATCGTCGATCCTCAACAACCCGCACGTGGCCAAATCTGATTGGTGGTGGTATTCCTCTTCGTCCTCGTCTCTCGCTCCTCCTGAATTCGCGCCTCTAATCTCCAAGGCCTCTTCGGAGCTCACCCGATCCGATTTCTCCACCTACTTCAGCTCAATCTCCGATACCTACCACCGATTCGAGGACATTCGGAACCACTCCACCAAGGATTTGGAGTCCTCCGCTTCCGACTCTCAAGGCCACGGCGGCGAAGCGCTCGTCGCGTGCTTGCGAGAGGTCCCGGCGCTTTACTTCAAGGAGGATTTCGCGTTGGAGGACGGCGCCACGTTCCGCGCGGCGTGTCCGTTCTCGACGGCGGCCGAAAACCTGGTCCTGCAGGAGAGGCTGACGCAGTACTTggacgtggtggagttgcactTGGTGAAGGAGATTTCCTTGCGGTCCAACTCCTTCTTCGAGGCGCAGAGGCAGCTGCAAGACTTGAATGTCGAGATCGTTGAAGGATGCTCGAGGATCCGGGAGTTGAAGGAGACGATTCGGCTTTTGGATGTGGATCTGGTCGATTCGGCTCGACAAGTTCAGCACTTGAATGCTACTAGGACTAACTTGTTGGCTCTTCACCATAAGTTCAATCTCATTTTATACGTCAAACAGTCTCTCTCAGCTCTCAAATTG CTTGTTGCATCTGGAGATTGTGCTGGAGCTTTGGATATCACTGATGATTTGCAGAATCTGGTG GATGGGGATGAGCTTACAGGTTTACATTGTTTTCGTCACCTTCGAGATAATGTAGCAGCTTCAATTGAGTCCATTAACAG CATTCTTTCAGCAGAATTTATGCGTGCTGCAATACAAGATGCTGGAAATTCAGATGTTGTAATTTTGTCACAAGTGAAAGCTAGGGCTTCCATTCCAACTAATGGAAAAGATGAAGAT GTTAACTTGGATGAGGAAGAGACCACTAATTTTCGAGATTGTCTTCTTCCAATCATAATTGGATTGCTCAGAACT GCTCAGCTTCCCTCTGTGTTGAGGATATACCGTGACACGCTTACTGCTGATATGAAAAATGCTATTAAGAATGCAGTCGCGGAGCTGCTTCCTGTTCTTCTTGCAAGGTCAGAGTCAGAGTTCTCCCCTGGAGAGCGAACAGTTGATGCAGATG GTGGAGGTGCATCACTTGCAAGCAAGTTGAGGAGCCTGTCATCTGAAAGCTTTGTTCAACTTTTGAGTGCTATTTTCAAGATTGTACGG GCACATGTAGTGCGGGCGGCTGAAGTGAAAAAGGCGATTGAGTGGATCATGAAGAACCTTGATGGTCACTACGCTGCTGAATCAGTTGCTACAGCAATTGCACTTGGTGCTGCAGCTGCAGAAACTTCTGAGGACCATGATGATCAAGGTGGTTCGCTTCTGCCATTTTCATCTCAGAGAGCTGCCAGGGTTTCTTCATTTCAGGGAAAAGCAAATGATGTCACGAGTCCCTCAAATATGTCAATAAATTTCAG CACTGATGTATTGCGAGAAAACACAGAAGCTGTTGTTGCAGCTTGTGATGCTGCTCACGGAAGATGGGCTAAGCTCCTAGGGGTCCGTGCTCTTCTTCATCCTAGGTTGAGATTGCAGGAGTTTTTATGCATATACAACATCACACAGGAGTTTATAACTGCTACAGAAAAG ATTGGTGGAAGGAGGGGATTCAGCATACGGGGAACACTGAACTCTCAGGCCAAAGCCTTTCTTGACTTCCAGCATGACTCTCGA ATGGCAAAAATAAGGGCGGTGCTTGACCAAGAAACATGGGTGGAAGTAGATGTTCCTGACGAATTTCAGGCCATCGTCATTTCACTTTGTAGTTCTGAAGCATTGATCTCTGAGAATCTTGATCATGTTCAAAATAATGTGGAAACAAACCATGGTGAAGTGACTGCAATCAATGATGGCTCTCTTGTAGAAGATACTGCACAAGGGAAACCTACTCCGTTGGCTGAGGCTGCTGATAAAAATAAAGCTTCTTTGACTCATAGTAACGATAATAAAATGAAGGAGCATGGAAAATCTACCTCTCAAACCCTTTCATACAAAGGTGTTGGTTATCACATGGTAAACTG tgGCTTAATATTACTGAAGATGTTGTCAGAGTACATTGATATGGGCAACTTTTTGCCATTACGGTCTTCAGAAGTTGTTCACCGAGTTGTcgaaattcttaaatttttcaatACAAGGACTTGTCAGCTTGTTCTTGGTGCTGGTGCCATGCAG GTGTCTGGTTTGAAGTCTATCACTTCTAAACACTTGGCCTTGGCAAGTCAAGTGATCAGTTTTATATATGCTATTATCCCTG ATATCAGGAGAATTCTTTTTCTGAAAGTACCTGAGACACAAAAAGACTTATTGCTGTTGGAGATTGACCGAGTGGCTCAAGATTTTAAGGTTCACCGAGATGAAATACATACAAAGCTTGTTCAGATAATGAGAGAAAGGTTATTAGTTCATGTGCGTGGCTTGCCCCAAATTGTTGAGGGCTGGAATAGACCTGAAGATGCTGATGCACAGCCCAGTCAATTTGCTCGTTCCCTTACCAAG GAAATTGGATTCCTTCAACGGGTTTTATCTCGGATTTTACATGAAGTAGATGTTCAAGAAATTTTCAG GCAAGTGGTTATTATTGTTCATTCACAAGTTTCAGAAGCATTTTCACGCTTAGAGATCAGCACTCCACAAGCAAAGGATAG GCTGTATCGAGATGTTAAGCACATTCTTGGATGTATCCGATCATTGCCTTCTGATGATTTGAGTAGATCTAGTACTCCAAACTGGGGGCAATTAGATGAATTTTTGGAGCAAAGATTTGGGACCAACGCTGGttaa